GAAGGAGAATTTATGAGCACTTTTGCGCAAATTTATCAAAAAATCGAACAATTTTCGACTATTATTTTACATCGGCATACTAGTCCAGATCCGGATGCGTTGGGGTCACAAGCTGGGCTTGCTCGCAGTTTGAAACTTAAATTTCCTGCTAAGCGTATTCTATGTGCAGGTGAAAATGACGAGGGCGACTTAAGCTGGATTAACCAAATGGATCAAGTTGAGCCTACAGATTATCAAGGAGCACTAGTTATTACTACCGATACTGCCAACACTGCTCGGATCGCTAACAAATTATATGATCAGGGTGATTTGTTAATTAAGATTGACCACCATCCTGACGTTGAACCATATGCTGATTTAAGCTATGTCGATGCTGATGCACCAGCTGCTTCACAGATTGTGGCTGACTTTATTATTGAACAAGGCTTGCCACTTACTGACCAAGTCGCTTATCCTTTGTATGCTGGAATTGTTGGGGATACAGGGCGCTTTATGTATCCGGAAACTACTGAGCATACTTTTAATGTGGTAGCTAAATTGACAGCTACTGGTATTAATATTAATGAAATTGCTCGCCGAATTAGTGATGTAACTTTTGAACAGGCTAAGCTGCAAGCAGTCGTTTTGGATTATATGGAAGTTGACCCAAGTGGTGCTGCATATGCGGTGCTATCACAAGCAACCTTAGCTAAATTGGGGGTTGATTTTGAACAAGCTTCATGCACGGTTTCAACTCCAGGTCGGATTAAAGATATCATTGCGTGGAATGTTTTCGTGGAAAAACCCGATGGCACTTATCGGGTACATTATCGTTCTAAAGGTCCAGTAATTAATGAATTGGCTGCTAAACACGATGGCGGCGGACACGCCTTAGCAAGTGGTGCCAATGCGAAAGATTTAACTGAAGTAAAGCAGATTTTCGCAGAATTAGTCCAAGTAACTAAGGAATATCAAAAAAATTATGAATAATATTTTTACATCTGAAAGAATAAAGCCTGCCTTGCAAGCTGGATTGAGCAAAATTAATTTTATTACGCCGTCTAAGGTGCAAGAAGCAGTGATTCCAGTATTACTTGATCAGCAAAACGCTGTTGTACAGGCAGTTACTGGGTCAGGAAAGACGCACGCATTTTTAGTACCAATCTTAAATGAGCTTGATGAGCAGCTGACTTTTCCCCAAGCGATAATTACTGCGCCAAGTCGTGAACTTTCCGAGCAACTGTACCAAGTTGCTAGACAATTGCGGGATGC
This DNA window, taken from Lactobacillus sp. ESL0684, encodes the following:
- a CDS encoding bifunctional oligoribonuclease/PAP phosphatase NrnA, yielding MSTFAQIYQKIEQFSTIILHRHTSPDPDALGSQAGLARSLKLKFPAKRILCAGENDEGDLSWINQMDQVEPTDYQGALVITTDTANTARIANKLYDQGDLLIKIDHHPDVEPYADLSYVDADAPAASQIVADFIIEQGLPLTDQVAYPLYAGIVGDTGRFMYPETTEHTFNVVAKLTATGININEIARRISDVTFEQAKLQAVVLDYMEVDPSGAAYAVLSQATLAKLGVDFEQASCTVSTPGRIKDIIAWNVFVEKPDGTYRVHYRSKGPVINELAAKHDGGGHALASGANAKDLTEVKQIFAELVQVTKEYQKNYE